The segment GCCAGCGCGATCGCGCCGGAGCCGGTGCACAGGTCGACGATCAGCGGTTCGGCGACGTCCATGGCGCGTACGGCGTCTATCGCCCAGCCGACCACGCTCTCGGTCTCGGGCCGCGGCACGAAGACACCGGGGCCGACCTGCAGTTCCAGGTAGCGGAAGAAGGCGCGGCCGGTGATGTGCTGGAGCGGTTCGCGGGCCTCGCGGCGGGCCACGGCCTCCCAGTAGCGGGCGTCGAAGTCGACGTTGGGGACGGTGTGCAGCTCACCGCGCTTGACCCCGTGCACGTACGCGGCCAGTTCCTCCGCGTCGAAACGCGGGGATGGCACGCCGGCGTCGGCCAGCCGCTGAGTCGCTTGCGCGACTTCGGCGAGCAGCAGGTTCACGTTCGTCCTCTCCTGAGCCATGTCCTCGACCGCGGGACGGGCTGAATGTCTTACCGGGCTTACTGGGCAGCGGCCAGCTTCGCAGCCGAGTCGGCGTCGACGCACGCCTGGATGACGGCGTCGAGGTCCCCGTCGAGGACCTGGTCCAAGTTGTACGCCTTGAAGCCGACCCGGTGGTCCGAGATGCGGTTCTCGGGATAGTTGTACGTACGGATGCGCTCGGAGCGGTCCACGGTACGGACCTGGCTGCGGCGGGCGTCGGAGGCCTCGCGCTCGGCCTCCTCCTGGGCGGCGGCCAACAGCCGGGAGCGCAGGATGCGCATGGCCGACTCCTTGTTCTGGAGCTGGCTCTTCTCGTTCTGGCAGGAGACGACCAGGCCGGAGGGCAGGTGCGTGATGCGCACGGCGGAGTCGGTGGTGTTGACCGACTGGCCGCCGGGGCCGGAGGAGCGGTAGACGTCGATGCGCAGGTCGTTCGGGCCGATCTCGACCTCGACCTCGTCGGCCTCGGGGGTGACCAGCACGCCGGCGGCGGAGGTGTGGATGCGGCCCTGCGACTCGGTGGCGGGCACGCGCTGGACGCGGTGCACCCCGCCCTCGTACTTCAGGCGGGCCCAGACGCCCTGGCCGGGCTCGGTGGCACCGTTGCCGCCCTTGGTCTTCACGGCGACCTGGACGTCCTTGTAGCCGCCGAGGTCGGACTCGTTGGCCTCGATGATCTCGGTCTTCCAGCCGGCCCGCTCGGCGTAGCGCAGGTACATGCGCAGCAGGTCGCCGGCGAACAGCGCGGACTCCTCGCCGCCCTCCCCCGCCTTGACCTCAAGGATCACGTCCTTGTCGTCGCTGGGGTCGCGCGGGACGAGCAGCAGCCGCAGCCTCTCGGTGATCTCCTCGCGCTGCTTCTCCAGCTCCTTCGCCTCGGCGATGAAGTCGGGATCGTCGGCCGCGAACTCGCGGGCCGTGTCGATGTCCTCGCCCAGCTGCCGCCACGCGCGGTACGAACCGACGATGGGGGTGAGCTCGGCGTAGCGCTTGTTGAGCTTGCGCGCGTTGGCCTGGTCCGCGTGGACCGCCGGGTCGGCAAGCCGCTTTTCGAGGTCGGCATGTTCACCGATGAGTTCCTCGACCGCCTCGAACATCTGGAATCCCTGCTTACTGCTGCTGAGGGCTGGAGCCTGGGTGCTGCAACCTGAAAGAAAAGGCCGGGACGACAAAGCGCCGGTCCGGCGGCCCCGGCGTGAACCGGGCCGCCGAGAACCGGCGCTTGTAGGTCGCTACTTCTTCGCGGCGCCCTTGCCGAAGCGGGCCTCGAAGCGGGCCACACGGCCGCCCGTGTCCATGATCTTCTGCTTGCCCGTGTAGAACGGGTGGCACGCGGAGCAGACGTCGGCGCGAATCACGCCGCTCTTCTCGGTGCTGTGGGTCGTGAACGAGGCTCCACAGGTGCAGGTGACCTGGGTCTCCACGTACTCGGGGTGGATTTCGCGCTTCAAGGGATGCTCCTAGTTTTCGGGAGGGTCCCGGGTCGTGAGGCGGGTTTGCGTCACGTGAACCGGGGCCGACGTACCAGTCTGCCAGGACCGGCCGCATCTCCCAAAACCGGGAGCCGCCGCCAGCTATTCCCAGGGGTACCGATCCCGGCTAGGACGCGCTCTTCACGACCCCCGACGTGCTTGTCTGATCGCCGGCCGAGCCGGTGGTCGCGGACTTCGGTACGGCCCGGTCGGCCCGCAGCGCCGCCCAGACCTGCTGCGCCTTCGCGGTGAGCGGCACGACCCGGTTGGGGTCGGCCGGGTCGTAGGTGACCGGCATCGTCACCATGCTGACGTGCTTGGACGACAGTCCCTCGACGCTCTGGGCCAGGCCGACGAGGTCGCCCACCGAGGCGAGGTCGGAGTCGGTGGTGATGGCGCCGGTGGCGGTGTCGGCGACCTTGAAGAGCTTGGTGGGGCTGGTGAGGAGGCCGAGGCTGTCGATGCGGTCGATGAGCGCCTTGACGAAGGCCTGCTGGAGCTTTATCCGGCCGAGGTCGCTGCCGTCGCCGACGCCGTGGCGGGTGCGGACCAGGCCGAGGGCCTGCTTGCCGGTGAGGGTGTGGGTGCCGGCCTTGAGGTGGAGGTGGCTGTCGTTGTCGTCGATGTCCTGGGCGGTGGTGACCTTGACGCCGCCGAGGGCGTCGACGAGGTGCTCGAAGCCGGTGAAGTCGACCTCGATGTAGTGGTCCATGCGGATGCCGGTCATCGATTCGACGGTCTTGACGGCGCAGGCGGGGCCGCCGACGGCGTACGCGGTGTTGAACATGACGCTCTTGGCGGCCGCCGCTCCGGTGCAGGAGGGCCGGTCGACGAGGGTGTCGCGGGGGATGCTGACGACGGTCGCCTTCTTGTGGCCCTTGTAGATGTGCACGATCATCGCGGTGTCCGAGCGGGCCGTGCCGTCGTCGTCGCCTCCGCCGGCCTTCTTGTTGGCGCCGGAGCGGGAGTCGGAGCCGAGGACGAGGATGTCCATGGAGCCGTTGTCGAAGTCGGTGGGGCGGTCGGTGCCGAGCGCGCCGTTGATGTCGACGCCCCTGATGTTCCCGTTGAGCTTGACGTAGATGTACCCGGCTCCGGTGAGGGCCAGCAGAACGGCCATGGCGGCTGTCCAGGCGGCCACGCGCAGCGCCTTGCGGCGGGGGGCGGCATGGTGATTCGACTGCGTCATGGGCTCCTCTGTCGTTAGCTGAGCGGGTACCCCCAGATGTGGTGATCAAGCACTACTTGTCCTGCTTGTCAGACGTTCGGCGGACAGCTGTGGTTCCTGATGCGCGTGAATGCGTACGAAATGCGTGTGAAAACAGGAAAAGGGCCACCCCGCGTCAGCGGAGTGGCCCTTCCCGTACGGACCCGTCAGTCGTTGTTCCCACCGGGTGTCGTCTTGGCGATCTGCATCAGGAACTCGGCGTTGGACTTCGTCTGCTTCATCTTGTCGAGCAGCAGCTCGATGGCCTGCTGCGAGTCGAGTGCGTGCAGCACCCGGCGCAGCTTCCAGATGATGCTGAGCTCGTCCGGGGCCAGCAGGATCTCTTCCTTACGGGTCGCGGACGCGTCCACGTCCACGGCCGGGAAGATCCGCTTGTCGGCGAGCTTGCGGTCCAGGCGGAGCTCCATGTTGCCGGTGCCCTTGAACTCCTCGAAGATCACCTCGTCCATGCGCGAGCCGGTCTCGACCAGCGCGGTGGCCAGGATGGTCAGCGAGCCGCCGTCCTCGATGTTGCGCGCCGCACCGAAGAACCGCTTCGGGGGGTACAGCGCGGTCGAGTCGACACCACCGGACAGGATGCGGCCGGAGGCGGGGGCGGCGAGGTTGTACGCGCGGCCCAGACGGGTGATGGAGTCCAGCAGGACGACGACGTCGTGGCCCAGCTCCACCAGCCGCTTGGCGCGCTCGATGGCGAGCTCGGCGACGGTGGTGTGGTCCTCGGCCGGGCGGTCGAAGGTCGAGGAGATGACCTCGCCCTTGACCGACCGCTGCATGTCGGTGACCTCTTCCGGACGCTCGTCGACCAGGACGACCATCAGGTGGCACTCGGGGTTGTTGTGCGTGATCGCGTTGGCGATCGCCTGCATGATGATCGTCTTACCGGTACGGGGCGGCGCGACGATCAGGCCGCGCTGGCCCTTGCCGATGGGGGCGACCAGGTCGATGACCCGGGGGATGAGCTGGTTGGGCTCGTTCTCCAGGCGCAGGCGGTCCTGCGGGTACAGCGGGGTGAGCTTGTTGAACTCCGGACGGCCGCGGCCCGAGTCGGCGGCCATGCCGTTGGCGGAGTCCAGGCGGACCAGCGCGTTGAACTTCTCGCGGCGCTCGCCGTCCTTGGGCTGGCGGACGGCGCCGGTGATGTGGTCGCCCTTGCGCAGGCCGTTCTTGCGGACCTGGGCGAGGGAGACGTACACGTCGTTCGGGCCGGGCAGGTAGCCGGAGGTCCGGATGAACGCGTAGTTGTCGAGGATATCCAGGATGCCCGCGACGGGGATCAGGACGTCGTCGTCGTTGACCTGCGGCTCGTTGCCGAACTGCTCCTCGCGGCGGTTGCCGCCCTGGCCACCCTGGGTGCCCCGGCCACGGCGGTCGCGGTAGCGGCCGCGACGGCGGCGGCCGCCGCCGTCCTCGTCGTAGTCGTCCTGCGGGCCGCCCTGGCCGCCCTGCTGGCCCTGGGGCTGCTGCTGGACCTGCTGGCCCTGGCTCTGGCTCTGGCCGCCCTGCTGCTGGCCCTGGCCCTGCTGGCGGTCGCCGCGCTGCTGCTGGCCGGCGCCCCCGCCGTCCTCGCCCTTGTTGCGGCGGTCGCGCTGGCGGTCCTGGCGGTCCCGGCGGCCCTCGCGGTCCTGACGGTCACCGCGCTGGCGGTCCCGGCGGCCCTGACGGTCGTCGTCGCCCTGCGCCTGCTTGCCCTCGGCACTGTCGACAGCGGCGACGGCGGCGGGCGCGGCCTCGGCGGGCTTGTCCGCCTTCTCGGCGGCCTTCGCGACGGCCTTCTCGGCGGTCTTCGGCTGCTCGGGAATCTCGATCTGCTTCGGCTGCTCGGGCGCGACGGCCTTGGCCTCGGCCTTGACCTCCGCCTCGGGCGTGCCGAGCGTGCGGGCCCGCGAAGTGGCACGGCGCTTGGGCTTCTCGGCAGCCTCCCCGGCAGCCGGAGCCGAAGCCGTCGCCGTGGCGGCGGTGGCCTTGGCCGCGGGTGCGGCGGAGCCGCCCTGCGCGGCCTTGATGGTGTCGATCAGCTGGCTCTTGCGGAGCCGCGCGGTGCCCTTGATCCCGAGTCCGGAAGCAAGCTGCTGCAACTCGGCCAAAACCATGCCCTCAAGGCCGGTGCCGGCGCGGCGTCGCTTGGGGGCAGCAGCACCGGTGGCGGGCGCGCTGGCGTCCGACGCGGGCGCGGCGTCCGTACGCGCGCCCATCAGATCGGTGGTGTCGCTCACGAAGGGTCCTTCCCTGGAGCGGACGTCGGCCTGTCTGGCTCGGCGACCGGTTGTGCTGTCCGGATCCGGCCTTGATGTCCCTTGGCTTGATCCGGGGCGGTTGTCCGCCTGACGGCGGCAGAAATGAATACACGGGTTCCGGCGGAGTGATCACTCATGTGGGGTGTCGCTCGCGCCGACTCCGGAGCGTGCTCGGCACTGCTCAGGCAGGCTGCCTATGCGGTGTGGGAGGCTCCCGGAAGAAAGGCGGTCCCGAGACGGGACACGGAGCACCGCGCCACAAAGGCGTCGAGTGCAGACTTGAGATTAACACTACCGGATCCAACAAAT is part of the Streptomyces sp. NBC_01262 genome and harbors:
- the prfA gene encoding peptide chain release factor 1, with the protein product MFEAVEELIGEHADLEKRLADPAVHADQANARKLNKRYAELTPIVGSYRAWRQLGEDIDTAREFAADDPDFIAEAKELEKQREEITERLRLLLVPRDPSDDKDVILEVKAGEGGEESALFAGDLLRMYLRYAERAGWKTEIIEANESDLGGYKDVQVAVKTKGGNGATEPGQGVWARLKYEGGVHRVQRVPATESQGRIHTSAAGVLVTPEADEVEVEIGPNDLRIDVYRSSGPGGQSVNTTDSAVRITHLPSGLVVSCQNEKSQLQNKESAMRILRSRLLAAAQEEAEREASDARRSQVRTVDRSERIRTYNYPENRISDHRVGFKAYNLDQVLDGDLDAVIQACVDADSAAKLAAAQ
- the rpmE gene encoding 50S ribosomal protein L31, whose protein sequence is MKREIHPEYVETQVTCTCGASFTTHSTEKSGVIRADVCSACHPFYTGKQKIMDTGGRVARFEARFGKGAAKK
- a CDS encoding LCP family protein; protein product: MTQSNHHAAPRRKALRVAAWTAAMAVLLALTGAGYIYVKLNGNIRGVDINGALGTDRPTDFDNGSMDILVLGSDSRSGANKKAGGGDDDGTARSDTAMIVHIYKGHKKATVVSIPRDTLVDRPSCTGAAAAKSVMFNTAYAVGGPACAVKTVESMTGIRMDHYIEVDFTGFEHLVDALGGVKVTTAQDIDDNDSHLHLKAGTHTLTGKQALGLVRTRHGVGDGSDLGRIKLQQAFVKALIDRIDSLGLLTSPTKLFKVADTATGAITTDSDLASVGDLVGLAQSVEGLSSKHVSMVTMPVTYDPADPNRVVPLTAKAQQVWAALRADRAVPKSATTGSAGDQTSTSGVVKSAS
- the rho gene encoding transcription termination factor Rho, yielding MSDTTDLMGARTDAAPASDASAPATGAAAPKRRRAGTGLEGMVLAELQQLASGLGIKGTARLRKSQLIDTIKAAQGGSAAPAAKATAATATASAPAAGEAAEKPKRRATSRARTLGTPEAEVKAEAKAVAPEQPKQIEIPEQPKTAEKAVAKAAEKADKPAEAAPAAVAAVDSAEGKQAQGDDDRQGRRDRQRGDRQDREGRRDRQDRQRDRRNKGEDGGGAGQQQRGDRQQGQGQQQGGQSQSQGQQVQQQPQGQQGGQGGPQDDYDEDGGGRRRRGRYRDRRGRGTQGGQGGNRREEQFGNEPQVNDDDVLIPVAGILDILDNYAFIRTSGYLPGPNDVYVSLAQVRKNGLRKGDHITGAVRQPKDGERREKFNALVRLDSANGMAADSGRGRPEFNKLTPLYPQDRLRLENEPNQLIPRVIDLVAPIGKGQRGLIVAPPRTGKTIIMQAIANAITHNNPECHLMVVLVDERPEEVTDMQRSVKGEVISSTFDRPAEDHTTVAELAIERAKRLVELGHDVVVLLDSITRLGRAYNLAAPASGRILSGGVDSTALYPPKRFFGAARNIEDGGSLTILATALVETGSRMDEVIFEEFKGTGNMELRLDRKLADKRIFPAVDVDASATRKEEILLAPDELSIIWKLRRVLHALDSQQAIELLLDKMKQTKSNAEFLMQIAKTTPGGNND